The following are encoded together in the Planktothrix sp. FACHB-1365 genome:
- a CDS encoding diguanylate cyclase domain-containing protein — protein sequence MYFSSNSVSRADLLVIDDTLANLRLLVNLLRENGYKVRAVSNGYEALETIQKSPPDLILLDILMPDLSGYEVCQQLKESPKTQDIPIIFLSALSDGLDKVKAFSVGGSDYITKPFQVEEVLARVKNQLTIQWHKKQLQLEILEREQAQEALRLQYQREQALNRVIRAIRNSLELSTVFSTTVTEIGQLLQADWVAIIQHFSQFHSWQPIVEYFPNSDLAKLVNTKLLNSQGLLTERLKLLQVFCVEDPHNIIDSSNQDLVEQYPRIWLAIPVYSNGEVWGSLSIVRHQSLPWSETDVELAVVVTDQLAIAIGQSQLYEQLHQVNHELERLANLDGLTQVPNRRRFDRVLEQEWLRLRREKLPLSLILADIDYFKLYNDTYGHLSGDDCLKQVAQTIHETLKRPADLVARYGGEEFAIILPNTSLAGAIQVAEQIRQAVYNLQLPHIASPGKQVITLSLGVSSLIPPIDEEPQILIQKANQALYKAKNLGKNIVCEL from the coding sequence ATGTATTTTTCTTCCAATTCTGTATCGAGAGCCGACTTGCTAGTTATTGATGATACATTGGCAAATTTAAGGCTCTTAGTCAATCTGCTGCGAGAAAACGGCTATAAAGTTCGAGCCGTTAGTAATGGTTATGAGGCTCTGGAGACGATTCAAAAGAGTCCCCCCGACTTAATTTTATTGGATATTCTCATGCCCGATTTATCGGGTTATGAAGTTTGTCAACAGTTAAAAGAAAGCCCAAAAACCCAAGACATTCCGATTATATTCCTGAGTGCCTTAAGTGACGGATTAGATAAAGTCAAAGCCTTTAGTGTAGGAGGTTCAGACTATATTACTAAACCTTTTCAAGTAGAAGAAGTGTTAGCACGAGTGAAAAATCAACTCACCATTCAATGGCACAAAAAACAACTTCAACTTGAAATTTTAGAACGAGAACAAGCTCAAGAAGCTTTGCGTTTACAATATCAACGAGAACAAGCCTTAAATCGAGTTATCCGGGCTATTCGGAATTCCCTGGAACTTTCGACGGTCTTTTCTACCACTGTGACCGAAATTGGTCAACTCTTACAAGCAGATTGGGTGGCAATTATTCAACATTTCTCTCAATTCCATAGCTGGCAACCGATTGTTGAATATTTTCCCAATTCCGATCTAGCCAAATTGGTTAATACTAAACTGTTGAATTCCCAAGGGTTATTAACAGAACGTTTAAAATTATTACAGGTCTTTTGTGTTGAAGACCCTCACAATATCATCGATTCCAGCAATCAAGATTTAGTTGAACAATATCCGAGAATTTGGTTGGCAATTCCCGTTTATTCTAATGGAGAAGTCTGGGGAAGTTTAAGTATTGTCAGACATCAATCCCTTCCCTGGTCAGAAACTGATGTCGAATTAGCGGTGGTTGTCACTGATCAATTAGCGATCGCAATTGGGCAATCTCAACTTTATGAACAACTGCACCAAGTCAATCACGAATTAGAACGTCTTGCTAATTTAGATGGATTAACCCAAGTCCCTAATCGTCGCAGGTTTGATCGAGTTTTAGAACAAGAATGGCTAAGATTGCGACGAGAAAAACTGCCTTTATCCCTAATTTTAGCAGACATCGATTATTTTAAATTATATAATGATACCTATGGTCATTTATCCGGGGATGATTGTTTAAAGCAAGTCGCACAAACCATTCATGAAACCCTCAAGCGTCCTGCGGATTTAGTCGCCCGTTATGGAGGAGAAGAATTTGCGATTATTCTTCCCAATACTTCCTTAGCGGGAGCCATACAAGTAGCTGAACAAATCCGACAAGCGGTTTATAATTTACAATTACCCCATATCGCCTCCCCTGGCAAACAAGTGATCACCCTGAGTTTAGGAGTGAGTAGTTTAATTCCTCCCATCGATGAAGAACCCCAAATTTTAATTCAAAAAGCAAATCAAGCTTTATATAAAGCCAAAAATCTCGGAAAAAATATTGTGTGCGAGCTTTGA